The DNA region GCCGAAGCACTGGGACAGCCCGGGGCGGTCGATGAGCCAAAGGAATCCGAATGGGAGCTCTTCGACCTCGAAAGGGACCCATATGAGATGAAGAACGTATACAACGACCCGCAATACGCCGATGTTGTAAGGGAGCTGAAGGATGAGCTGCATCGCCTGCAGCAGGAGGTCGGCGATGAGTCATGTGAGGAGGTGGGATGAACATGGCTGAGACAAGCGTCCAACAGAGAGTCGATAGACTGGAGATCGCCATGGAACAGCTTATAAGGCAGGTTGATAGAACCTCCCTCCAGGTCGATAGGACATCAGCGGCCGTGGCACACCTTTCAAGGGAGGTGGACAGGTTTAAGCAGGAAATGGATAGGTTCAGAGAGGAGATGGATAGGTTCAGGGAGGAGATGGATAAATTCAGAGAGGAGATGAGAGATTTTAAGGAGGAGATGAGGAGAGAGATGAAAGAGTTCAAAGAAGAGATGAGGAGGGAGATGAAGGAGTTCAAACAGGAGATGAACAGGCGATGGGGAGAGCTGGCCAACAGACTGGGAACCCTGGTGGAGGATATCGTCGCCCCCGCCGTGCCCGATGTTATCAAAAGGCACTTCAACCTGGAGATAGAGCTCATGGGGATAAGGATGCGCAGGAAGATGGGCGAGCTGAAAGGCGAATACGACGTGGTAGCCATGGCCGACGGGATGATCTTCATCGTGGAGGTGAAAAGCAGGTTCAATATCGAATACGTCCGGGATTTCCAGGAGAAGCTGGCGAAGTTCAGAGATCTGTTCCCGGAATACGGCGATAGGCAGCTCGTGGGCATCATAGCCTCTCTGAGACTCGAGGATGAAGTGGTGGAGGAGGCCACCGGACGGGGATTCTACGCCATGGCCATGAAGGGTGAATACATGGATCTGATAAACGTCGAGGAGCTACGAGGGCGAGGATGAGATGGAACGGAGATGTATATGCATTTTGCTCCTCCTCTTAGCTCCGGTCGTCCAGGTTTTCCCCCTTGAGATCAGCGGCGAGCTGAGAGCGGATCAGGTCTGGACGAAGCTTCGATCGCCCTACATCGTATCCTCGGATCTGATCATACCGCCTGGCAGAAGTTTGACCTTAACCTCCGGCGTGGAGGTCAGGTTCAGGCCCGGAACCTCGCTGAGGGTCCTCGGCAGGCTGATCGTCGACGGGAAGAGGGATGATCCCGTCAGATTCAGATCGGATATAGAATCGGCGGTTCCGGGCGATTGGAGGGGCATCCTCATATCGGGCGGAGGGGCATCTCAGTCGAGGATCGAATTCGCCGTCATCGAACACGCGGAGGTCGGGATCAGGTGTGAGCGCTCCTCGCCGACGATCATCGGCTGCCTGATCCGCAGGAACAGAACGGCGGGACTGATCTGTCTTGACGGATCACCTCTCATCGTCGCCAATCGCATATTGGAAAACGGCACGCCCGACTCGAACTCCGCCTCGGGCATCATCGTCAGCGGCAAAAACTCAGTGCCGAGCATCAGATACAACCTGATATCCCACAACTTCGGATCGGGGATCAGATTCGAGAGAGGGGGATCGGCCCTGGAATGGCTCTCCTTCAACACCATCTCCTCCAACCTGAAAAACGGCATCGAGCTGCGATCCGAAAGCAGGATTCAGGGGCTCTACATGTGCAATCTGATAGGCAACGCCGGATATGACATCTATATGGACACGCCCTTCGGCCTGGAGGCGACGCGGTGCTTCTGGGGAGGAGAGCTGACAGCGGAGATGCGAGAGAAAGGCGAGGACGCCGACATCTCAGCCATATTCGACGGACACGATCGAAGCGGACTGGGCATGGTCGTATACGAAAGATGGCTCGATGGGATCGTCGATATAGAGGCCAAGGCCGAGGAGGATGAGGTTCTTCGCGGGTCGGAGGATAGGAAATCCGAAAAAGACCTGGGTAAAGCGGATCGAACGTTCACGGCCAACAGAGGATACGTGGTCTATGTTTATCCGGACGGCAAAAGGGCGATGATAGACTACGGCAAGGGGTATGCTATCGAGAAGGGCATGTCGTTCGAGGTGATGAGGGACGGTGAGAGCATAGGGAAACTCAGGATCGATGAGATCCGCGAGGCGGTCTCGGTTGCTGAAATCGTAGGGTCATCTGAAAGGATAAAACGGGGCGATAGGGTTGTGCTCAGACCGGTCGTCATCCTCTCGGATGAAAGCTGGATCGGAGTGAACAGGTTCTTCGACGGATGGAACGAGATATCCATGGATCCGACCCAGAAGAGGTATTGGAGCGGATGCGTGGAGGTTCCGACAAGGCGATCGAAGATCTCAAGGGAAGCCCTCAGTTTCGCCGAGGAGATAGGCGCCAGATGTATCTGGGAGAGGCACT from Candidatus Poribacteria bacterium includes:
- a CDS encoding right-handed parallel beta-helix repeat-containing protein, which codes for MERRCICILLLLLAPVVQVFPLEISGELRADQVWTKLRSPYIVSSDLIIPPGRSLTLTSGVEVRFRPGTSLRVLGRLIVDGKRDDPVRFRSDIESAVPGDWRGILISGGGASQSRIEFAVIEHAEVGIRCERSSPTIIGCLIRRNRTAGLICLDGSPLIVANRILENGTPDSNSASGIIVSGKNSVPSIRYNLISHNFGSGIRFERGGSALEWLSFNTISSNLKNGIELRSESRIQGLYMCNLIGNAGYDIYMDTPFGLEATRCFWGGELTAEMREKGEDADISAIFDGHDRSGLGMVVYERWLDGIVDIEAKAEEDEVLRGSEDRKSEKDLGKADRTFTANRGYVVYVYPDGKRAMIDYGKGYAIEKGMSFEVMRDGESIGKLRIDEIREAVSVAEIVGSSERIKRGDRVVLRPVVILSDESWIGVNRFFDGWNEISMDPTQKRYWSGCVEVPTRRSKISREALSFAEEIGARCIWERHCKTQGIIYMRKEFELKGKWKRAELEAMSSARCDIYINGAKVGTVVPDWRRFKVWSEITGFEVTRFLRHGKNAIAISGEPKPKQQGAPVGIILRLRIWPRL